The DNA region CTATGGTCTTCCTCTTATTTTTTGGGGTTACCTCGCTGCAATCTTGACAGTCATTGGTGCGATGTACCTGGCCGTCAGCGATCCTCTCACAAGGCTTGCTGCAACTGGGGATCAAATCAATATAGCACTCTCCTACACAGTTAGGGTGACAATTATTTTGGTGCCTTTTATCCTTACTTGCTTTTTCTTTTATGAGAAATTTATTTATAAGCAAGGAAAGGAAATCATACTAGAGCATAGACTGTTCTATGGACTACTCAAGATCAAATTTAAAAAGACCTTGAAGAATACGGACGAGCTCTACGTAGAGCACTTTATGGACACTCCTAACGTCGCAAAGATGACAGGTGATCCAAACCTTAGAGGTTTTCAAAATAAAGGTTACTTTCAACTTTGGGCAATTCTAGACGATGATAAGAAAATTGTTATCGACAAAGGTCAAAGAAAAATAGACCTTCAAAAAATTTCAGATGTATTAAAGAAATATTAAAAAAAAGGCCTTCATATGAAGGCCTTATTTTTTTCTCGATTTTCTAAAGTCTTTTTTAGGTTTTGGAAATCCTGCTTTCTTATCACTTGGATCTCTATTTGGACCTTTGTGACGAAAGCTCTTCTCTCTTTTTTCCCTAAATTCTTTTTTCTCACGGTGGGCCTCGCGCTCTTCACGCTCTTTTTGAAGTTGCTCATCTAGATTCTCAAGATGATCTGTTCTAAAAAGCTTAGGCTTCTTACCACCACCAAGACGCTTGATACGAGGAGCACTTTCTCCTTGTTCATCTTTGTCTTTTTTCCAGTGACCTTCCCACTCGTTATCGCGTTTGCGACGCTCATCACGAATGGCCTGTCTCTCAGTCATAATCTTATCGACATCTTCTTTCTTACGAACTCTTGTCGAAACCGGGGCCTTATTTTTTAAAAAGCCACTCGATTTATTTTGCAATCTTTTTTCAACTGCTGATTTGTCATGCTCAGAAATATCAATTGTCACTTGACCTTGAACATAAGTCTGGCATGAAAGTCTTTCTTTTGTGATGTGATAGACGTTACCCATAAGCTGTACTTCTTCAAATGGTGGAGTGTTAATATTGTCATCTCCATCAATGATTTTTACGATACAGTCAGAGCAACTTGCGTGGCCACCACAAGAAGATTTAACAAAATGACCGTGGGCCTTTAGTGCATCGAGAAGATTTGTCTCTCCATCAACTTCTAAAACTTGACCTGTAGGTCTGATAGTCACCTTATGCATTTTTATTATCCTTAAATCGTCTTTTTGAGCTTGTTCTCAACGGCCTCAAGAACCTTTCCCTTAAGGGGCTTAAGAAACATTGAGAGCTTAATCGCTACCTTACATTCATTCTCATCAAAGAC from Halobacteriovorax sp. GB3 includes:
- a CDS encoding 2Fe-2S iron-sulfur cluster binding domain-containing protein; translation: MHKVTIRPTGQVLEVDGETNLLDALKAHGHFVKSSCGGHASCSDCIVKIIDGDDNINTPPFEEVQLMGNVYHITKERLSCQTYVQGQVTIDISEHDKSAVEKRLQNKSSGFLKNKAPVSTRVRKKEDVDKIMTERQAIRDERRKRDNEWEGHWKKDKDEQGESAPRIKRLGGGKKPKLFRTDHLENLDEQLQKEREEREAHREKKEFREKREKSFRHKGPNRDPSDKKAGFPKPKKDFRKSRKK